Genomic window (Nitrospinaceae bacterium):
GATAGGTAAGCCAGCCGAGGCGGGCTATCTGGCCCGGGGGCTGATACTCGATGCGTTTGTCGAAAAAAAGGCGGGCCACCGGCTGGTGGACATGCTGATGGCCAAGGTGGCGGGCGAGCCGTTTGAAACCGAGATGCCAGCATCCACCTATCAGGCAACTCCGATGCCCAAGGCGATTAAAGACATTTCAAAATCAAAGGTCATGGTCATTACCGATGGTGGGCTCGTTCCCAAGGGCAACCCGGACAAGATTGTGGGGATGGCGGCAACGACATGGGGAACCTACGACATCAAGGGCCGGGATCATCTCGAAGGCGAGGACTACGAGATATCGCATGGCGGCTACGACCAGCGGTTTGTCGAGGAGGACCCGAATCGTCTGGTGCCCCTTGACGCCCTGCGCGAGCTTGAAGAAGAAGGGGCCATTGGCGAGCTGCACAACGAGTTCATCTCAACCTCGGGGCTGGGGAATCCGCTGTCGAACACGCGGCGGATGGGCCGGGAGATGGTGGAGAAGGTCAGGGCCGAGGGGGTGGACGCCGTAATCCTCACCTCGACGTGAGGAACCTCCACTCGCAGCGGGGCTGCGATTACAACGGAGCTGGAAAAGGCAGGCATTCCGGTGGTGCAGGTTACCTCGGCGCTGCCCATCGCCAAGATGATTGGCTCGAACCGAACGGTTCTCGGCCACGGCATCGTGCACGTTGCAGGCGATCCGAACCTCTCGCCGGCCGAGGAAAAAAATCTTCGCCGCAAACTCGTCAAGCAGGCAATGGCCGCGCTGGAGAGCGAGGAGAAAGAATAACCTAAGCTTTACAGGGCGCTATTCACTTCCGAGAAATTCCTTTGTCCAGCGATCGATGTCGCCTGCGCGCGTGACCTGCTTTATCAATTCCTTTGAGGGAAGATTTTTCAGATCGCCGGGCTGGGTGCCATCCTTGAGCGCCTTGAGTGTGTCGTGTGCCGCCTGAATTGCCGCCATGATCGGCTGGTGGCCCTGGAGGGCGATGCGGACTCTTTGGCCCGCGAGATAGTCGAGCCCACCGAGCTCAGACGCCCCGCCGCCGATTATTAGCGGCAGTTTGATCGAGGCGGAAATGGCCTCGAGATCTTCACTTGATTTGAGCCCAACCAAAAAGATGGCGTCAACGCCAGCCTTCTCGTAGGCCTGGACTCTTTTAATCGTGTCCTCAACCCCGGAGATGCGCGGTGCGCTGGTTCGTCCGGCAATGACGAGGGAGGGGTCTTGTCTGCCCTCGAGGGCCGCGCGCATTTTCCCCACACCTTCCTCGATAGAGATAAGGCGCGCCGCGCCGCCTGAGCCATAGGGCTCGGGAAGCTCGGTGTCCTCGATGCTCAA
Coding sequences:
- a CDS encoding glycine/betaine/sarcosine/D-proline family reductase selenoprotein B, whose product is GMISGAVCAAVEAELGIPAMTGMYVENPGVDLYREALYIVDSGLSAAEMKDVMEKIVAIAQKRLKGEPIGKPAEAGYLARGLILDAFVEKKAGHRLVDMLMAKVAGEPFETEMPASTYQATPMPKAIKDISKSKVMVITDGGLVPKGNPDKIVGMAATTWGTYDIKGRDHLEGEDYEISHGGYDQRFVEEDPNRLVPLDALRELEEEGAIGELHNEFISTSGLGNPLSNTRRMGREMVEKVRAEGVDAVILTST
- a CDS encoding oxaloacetate decarboxylase — its product is MNWTERRQRFRAIIDGDKCIHPGSVYDPITARIAEDLGFEIGMFAGSTASLTVLGAPDIIILTLTEFAAQAYRICRAGNLALMVDADHGYGNAMNTKRTVEELETAGVSGLSIEDTELPEPYGSGGAARLISIEEGVGKMRAALEGRQDPSLVIAGRTSAPRISGVEDTIKRVQAYEKAGVDAIFLVGLKSSEDLEAISASIKLPLIIGGGASELGGLDYLAGQRVRIALQGHQPIMAAIQAAHDTLKALKDGTQPGDLKNLPSKELIKQVTRAGDIDRWTKEFLGSE